The genomic window CGCCCGGGACCAGTTGGACATCAGCTTCCGGCGGCTGGACCGGGAACTGCGCTACGCCACCTGGGTCGCCACCCCGGGCAAGGTCGGCACCCGCTGGTACACCGAGTACGCGCTGCCGGACGACGCCACCGGAAACAGCCCGTGCCGGCAGATCATCCTCAACAACGGCCAGCTGATCCTGGCCGCCTGGGACCTGCCCGCCAAGACGCCGGCGACGCAGACGGTCCTGGCCACCTACGTGACCGCGGACACCAGTGCCGGGCCGGTGGCGGTGTACTCACCGGGCGACTCGCCGTACGCCAGCGCGAGTGTCGGCGCCGCCGGTGTCGGCTCCGGCTTCCAGCCGCAGTTCAAGCAGGTCCGGCTGCGGTTCACGGTGACCGTCGGCAAGGTCGCGCTCCCCTTCGACAGCACCTTCACCGCCCAGAACATCGACCGCAACGCCAGCCAGAAGACCGCCAATGACTGCAGCCAGGGGAGGCCCACCACATGAGCCCACATCGCCTCTTCCGGGACGAACGCGGATCGCTGCCGATGGCGATGCTGGTCGTGACCATCGGCCTGTCCCTGTCCGCCATGCTGTTGCCGGTGATCCTGCGGCAGGTCACCAGCACCCGCACCGTGAACGACCGCAACAGCGCCCTCAACGGCGCGCAGATCGGGCTCGACGTGGTGATGGCCCGGGTCCGGGCGGCCTCCACCCTCAACGACAAGGACAAGTTGATGGGCCAGCTGGAGGACATGCCCGGCTGCGACATCACCGGTGACGGCGGGGTCGACGGCACCGGCGAGTCGCTGCGGTACATCGTCACCATCGTCTACAAGGACCAGGACGGCAAGGCTCTGGCCTGCCCGCTCACCAAGGTGCCGACCACCGCGACGGTCACCTCGCAGGGTCTGCGCAGCAGCGCCTCCACCGGTGACACGTCCGGCTCGCGCACCCTCAACGCCACCTACAACTTCTTCACCAGCAACACCAACATCCCGGGCGGTACGATCCAGATCGCCGCGTCCACCGTCGGCAGCCTCTGCTTCGACGCCGGCTCGAAGACGCCCGCGGTCGGCACCGCGCTCGTCGTGAAGACCTGCAACGGCGGCAGTAATCAGCAGTTCGGCTACACCGAGGACCTGTATCTCAAGCTGGTCAACTCGGAGACGACGGCCGCGACCGACGGCCTCTGCCTGCACTCCGGGGCGACCCACTCCAACAACAACCCGGTCACCCTGCAGAAGTGCCCGACGGACTCCCGTAACACGCTGTACCAGTGGAGCCTCGACGGCGCCAGCCTGTTCCACTCGACCAGCTCGAAATCGGCGATCGAGAGCACCTGCATCAACATGAAGACCGCCAACACCATCGGCAGCGCGGTCATCCTCAACTCGTGCTCGGTGAACACCTCGGTCACCGTGTGGCGGTCGTCCGCGGGTGTCGGCGCCGGCATGGCCGGTGACTCCACCAACCAGCTGGTCAACTACTCCCAGTTCAGCCGCTGCCTGGACGTGACGAACCAGGACGCCGGGTACTCGTACATGATCGCGTGGTTCTGCAAGCAGAGTCCCAGCGGCGCGGTCGACTGGAACCAGATCTGGGTGCACCCGGTCCCGGTGGCGCCGGCCGTCAAGGAGACCGGTGCGATCACCGTGACCAGCAAGGACGGCAAGACCAAGTACTGCCTCAAGACGCCGAACAGCACAGCCACCAACGCGTACGTCACGACGATGACCTGCCCGGCCACCCCGTCCAACAACAAGGACCTGATGTGGACCGTCGTGCACAACACCGGTGACTACGCGACGAGTTACCGCATCGAGGACAAGAACGGCTACTGCCTCCAGCCGACCGACCTGAACTCCTCGCCGAAGGACACCCACTCGGACGGCACCAGCAAGGTCAAGGTCGGTAAGTGCAGCAGCTCGGAACTCCAGAAGTGGAACGCGCCGGCAAACCTCAGCCGGCTCACCCCGCTGACCGACGTCCGGGAGAACTAGAAGAAGTCGCCGGACACCTTCAGCGAACCGGACTCGGCCACGTAGGTGTCGCCGCCCGCGTCCCGGCTGCCGGGCGGGTGCTTGTACCGCGCGGCGAACGTGTAGGTGCCCGGCGCCAGCGTGTCGGCCGGCGCCATCACGAACCGGTAGACGAAGGCGTCCGGATCCTCGGTGACCGTCGTGGTCACGCTGGCGCCGGGCGTGCTCTTCGCCCCGCTCCGGGCCACCAGGCCCTCGGTGCGGGCCACCCGGATCACCACGGTCAGCGAGGTCAGCGTCTCCGTCGTCTTCAGGGTGACGACGCTGGAGCCCTCGGACACCACCGAGCCGTCCGCCCAGAGCGGCCCCTGCTCGACCGGGGGCGTCGTCTTCTCCTGCGCCGGAGAGGCCGACGGGGACGGCTTGAGGGAAAGGAGCGAGGGTGACGGCGACGGGGTGAACGGGGCGACACTAACCGGGGCGGTGTCCACCGGACTCGGCGCGGCAGTGACCGGCGCCGGCGTCGGAGCGGCTTCCGGGCGGCCGGACGAAGAGGTCAGCGCCCAGGTGCCCACTCCGCCGCCGCCGAAGAGCACGGCCACCGCGGCGGCCACCGCGGCCGTCCGCATCCGCGGGCCTCTCCGGGCCGGGAGTCGATGCCCGGAGTCGCGCATCGCGGACGCGGTGATCCGGTCGAACATGGCCGCCCGGTCCGGCTGATGAGCGGCGGCCTCGGCCCGCAGCGCGGCCCGGAGCCGGTCGTCGTCGGAGGGCTTCACCGCGCCGCCTCCCAGCCGTCGATGCCGACATGATCACCCAGCATCCCGGCGAGCTGCTTCGCACCCCGGGACGTGGCGCTCTTCACCGCGCCCACGGAGATCCCCAGGATCGCGGCGACCTCCCGTTCCGGCAGGTCGAACGCGTACCGCAGGACCACGCAGGCACGTCTCCGATGCGGAAGTCTACGGAGCGCGCCACGCACGTCCAGGACCGCCGGCACATCGGTGTCGCGGCGCAGCGCCTCGAACGACAGCAGCCGCTCCCGGCCGCGCCGGCGCACCCAGTTGCGGGCCAGGTTCATCACGATGCCATGACCGTAGGCGGCCGGGTCGTCGGCCGCGGTCACCCGATCCCAGTGCCGCCACACCTCGGTCAGCGCGTCGGCGGCCAGATCGTCGGCCACCGACGACTCGCCGGTCATCAGGTACGCCAGACGGGACAGGGAGGCATGATGCCGCTCGAAGTACGCACGGAACGCCTCATCACGCACTCTGACACACCTCCCCGGTCAACCAGCAGACCGGCCGACGTTAGAGATCGGTACGGACCCAGGGCAAGCGAAGTTCGGTCGGTGAGACGCGGATATCATCCCCTGCGACATGGAGATCAGCTGGCAGACCGGGCCGGCCGGGTTCGCCGCCGGCCTGCTCATCTCGATCGTGACGGCACCCGTCGGCGGCGTCTACGGCATCGGCGAGGGCTCCCTGCTCGGCCCGATCCTGGCGGGCCGCGGGATCCCGATGTCGACCGTCGCCCCGGCCGCGCTGGCCGCCACCTTCGTCAGCTCGGTCGCCGGGTCCGGCACCTACGCCCTGATCGCCGTCACCACCGGCGGCGCCGAGATCGCCCCGCACTGGGTGCTGGGCCTGCTCTGCGGTCTCGGCGGCCTGATCGGCGGTTACCTCGGCGCCCGGCCGCAACGGCACATCCCGGAAGCCGCCCTGTGGTTCCTGCGCGGTGCCCTCGCGGTCGCCCTGGCCGTCTCCTACCTGGACTTCTAGAACGATCGTGCCGACGGCGCGGCTCGGATCGCCGAGGACGACCTCGCCGCTGGCGGGCTTCAGACCGTCAGGACCACCTTGCCGGTGGTGCGGCGGGCCAGCAGGTCCTCGTGGGCGCGGCGGGCGTCACCCAGCGGATAGGACGGTCCTGGCGGCAGGACCAGACGCCCGTCGGCGACCAGGGTGAGCAGCTCGGACAGCGGTTCGCGGAAACCGCCGGGCTGATCCAGGGCCGGGCGCAGCCAGAACCCGCCGACCGACGTGTTCCGATCGGCCAGCGCACCCGGGTCGACCGGCGCCCGCCCCTGCCGGGACGCGTTGCCGTAACTGATCAGGCGACCGTAGTGGGCCAGCCCGCCCAGTGCCGCGGCCAGCGTGTCACCACCGGTCGAGTCGAGGATCACGTCCGCGCCCCGGCCGCTGGTGGCTTCCAGGATCCGTTCCGCGTACCCGTCGGCCGCACTGTCCACCGCGACGTCCGCTCCGAGCCGCAACGCCCGCTCCCGTTTCTGGGCGGTGGAGGCGGCCGCGATCACCCGCCCGGCCCCGAACTGTGCCGCGAGCTGCACCGCGACGGTCCCGACACCCCCCGACGCGGCGCCGACCACCACGGTCTCCCCTTGCGACAGCCGGGCACTGCCACGCAGCAGATGCCAAGCGGTGAGCCCTTGCACCAGCAGCGCCAAGGCACTCGCGTCGTCCACTTTGTCGGGAATCTCGACGAGGTCACCGTCAGCCACCGAAGCCCGCGACGCATACCCGCCACCCGGGAACAGCAGCGCCACCACCCGCCGCCCGTCCGGCCCGACCCCGGCCACCTCGGTCCCCGGCACGAACGGCAACACCACCGCCGCCCGATAACTACCGTCGGTGCGATGCGTGTCGGCGTAGTTCACCCCCGCCGCCGTCACGTCGACCAGAGTCCGTCCCGGCTCCGCCACCGGATCGTCCAGCTCAGCGGCCTCCAGAACCTCAGGCCCACCAAGCCGGGACACCAGAATCGCCCGCATGCAACGCACCTCCCCAACCGCGCCACCAGCGCGAACCAAATACCAAAACCATAGAAGAACTATGATTCGGTACGGACCACACCCCCTCACAAGCACCCACCACGCCCGCAGCGATCACGCGAGCCAGGCGGCACTCCAGACCGTCCCCGACCGCCGGGCCGAATGCGATGGTCACCAAACCCCCAGGCCGCTCCGCGGCCACAAACCCGGTTGCGGTGGTCCCGGGCATTCCGGCCGGCTGCCCGCCACCGGGGTCTCCATCCGGGTGTCGCCAGTGGCCAGCCGGGTGCCGGCGGTGGTGTGACCGGGTGTTCTCAGTCGCTCATCAGGTGTTCGAGGAACCGGCCCGGGTCGGCCAGGAACGCCCGGGTCATGGCGACCGCCTCCACCTGGTCGTAGGCCACCTCCTCGATGGCCCCGCCCGCCGCGATCTCCAGAATCGTCGCCCCCGGGCAGGCCAGCAGAACCGGCGAGTGGGTGGCGATCAGGAACTGGCTGCCGGTCTCCACCAGTTCGGCGATCCGCAGCAGCAGCGCCAGACAGCCCTGCACCGACAGCGCCGCCTCGGGTTCGTCGAGCAGGTAGAGCCCACCGGCCCCGAACCGATGGTTGGCCAGGTCGAGAAACGACTCCCCGTGCGACCGCTGGTGCGGTGACACCCCACCGTAGGACCCGGCCACCCCGAGCCGCTCGATCTCGGTGGCGACGTTGTAGTACGACTCGGCCCGCAGGAAGAACCCGGTCCGGGGTTTACGTCCGGCGGTGCGCACCAGCGTCAGATGCCCGCCGAGCTCCGACTCACTGGCCCGGGTGGCGAAGTTGAACGAGGTGGTCCCGCCTTCCGGGTTGAACCCGGCGGCCACCGCGATCCCTTCGATCAGCGTCGACTTCCCACTCCCGTTGTCCCCGGCCAGCAACGTGACCGCCGTCGGAAACCGCAACTCCCCACCGGCGACCAGTCCCCGAACCACAGGCAACCCGAACGGATACCCGTCCCCCGGCACCGCATCCAGCCGAACGGCCCTGATGAACATCTCCCGCACGCTACCGGGCGTCACCCCGAGGACGTCCTCTTGGACCCGAGGTCGTCCTTCCGCCGCAACCAGAAGGACCGAGCCGGAATCCATCAGGTAGCTCGCAGAAGTAACCGCGACCCCGCGCTCACGCCCGGTGGTCGCGGTGCGGTCCGGGCCAAGCGCCTTGCCTTGCGGGGAAGGGGCGGGGCCGGTGGATTTCGGCGGGAGCCGTGGGGCGTACCGGCGCGGTGTGGTTCGGGTTCGGGTTCGGTTCTTGGGGTGGGCGGCGCGCGGAGGGCCGCGCGCCGCCGTCTGGTCAGTCTTCGTGGGGGACCGGGACGGGGGCGACACGCCAGATGCGGGCGGCGTAGTCGGCGACCGTGCGGTCGGAGCTGAAGAAGCCGCTGTGGGCGGTGTTCAGGATCGACATGCGGATCCAGCGGTCCCGGTCGCGCCATGCTTCCTCGACCTGCGCCTGGGCGTCCAGGTAGGCGCGGTAGTCGGCGAGGGTGAGGTATTCGTCCCAGCCGAGCAGGGAACTCGCGACCCGGTGGCCGACGTCGCCGAAAGCCCCGGAGCCGAGCGCGTCGATGGCGGCGCGCAGTTCGGCGTCGTGTTCGTAGAAGGCGCGCGGCTGGTAGCCGTTGATGCGGGCCTGCGCGGCCTCGTAGGCGTCCAGGCCGAAAAGGAAGAAGTTGTCCTCGCCGACCCGGGCCCGGATCTCGATGTTGGCGC from Actinoplanes derwentensis includes these protein-coding regions:
- a CDS encoding quinone oxidoreductase family protein yields the protein MRAILVSRLGGPEVLEAAELDDPVAEPGRTLVDVTAAGVNYADTHRTDGSYRAAVVLPFVPGTEVAGVGPDGRRVVALLFPGGGYASRASVADGDLVEIPDKVDDASALALLVQGLTAWHLLRGSARLSQGETVVVGAASGGVGTVAVQLAAQFGAGRVIAAASTAQKRERALRLGADVAVDSAADGYAERILEATSGRGADVILDSTGGDTLAAALGGLAHYGRLISYGNASRQGRAPVDPGALADRNTSVGGFWLRPALDQPGGFREPLSELLTLVADGRLVLPPGPSYPLGDARRAHEDLLARRTTGKVVLTV
- a CDS encoding prepilin-type N-terminal cleavage/methylation domain-containing protein; translated protein: MKRLIRRLSDDRGFSLVEVMMAATIMTFVLAIALTGVVQFYASTNQTQQTSDARDQLDISFRRLDRELRYATWVATPGKVGTRWYTEYALPDDATGNSPCRQIILNNGQLILAAWDLPAKTPATQTVLATYVTADTSAGPVAVYSPGDSPYASASVGAAGVGSGFQPQFKQVRLRFTVTVGKVALPFDSTFTAQNIDRNASQKTANDCSQGRPTT
- a CDS encoding ricin-type beta-trefoil lectin domain protein, with product MSPHRLFRDERGSLPMAMLVVTIGLSLSAMLLPVILRQVTSTRTVNDRNSALNGAQIGLDVVMARVRAASTLNDKDKLMGQLEDMPGCDITGDGGVDGTGESLRYIVTIVYKDQDGKALACPLTKVPTTATVTSQGLRSSASTGDTSGSRTLNATYNFFTSNTNIPGGTIQIAASTVGSLCFDAGSKTPAVGTALVVKTCNGGSNQQFGYTEDLYLKLVNSETTAATDGLCLHSGATHSNNNPVTLQKCPTDSRNTLYQWSLDGASLFHSTSSKSAIESTCINMKTANTIGSAVILNSCSVNTSVTVWRSSAGVGAGMAGDSTNQLVNYSQFSRCLDVTNQDAGYSYMIAWFCKQSPSGAVDWNQIWVHPVPVAPAVKETGAITVTSKDGKTKYCLKTPNSTATNAYVTTMTCPATPSNNKDLMWTVVHNTGDYATSYRIEDKNGYCLQPTDLNSSPKDTHSDGTSKVKVGKCSSSELQKWNAPANLSRLTPLTDVREN
- a CDS encoding AAA family ATPase, translated to MFIRAVRLDAVPGDGYPFGLPVVRGLVAGGELRFPTAVTLLAGDNGSGKSTLIEGIAVAAGFNPEGGTTSFNFATRASESELGGHLTLVRTAGRKPRTGFFLRAESYYNVATEIERLGVAGSYGGVSPHQRSHGESFLDLANHRFGAGGLYLLDEPEAALSVQGCLALLLRIAELVETGSQFLIATHSPVLLACPGATILEIAAGGAIEEVAYDQVEAVAMTRAFLADPGRFLEHLMSD
- a CDS encoding SigE family RNA polymerase sigma factor → MRDEAFRAYFERHHASLSRLAYLMTGESSVADDLAADALTEVWRHWDRVTAADDPAAYGHGIVMNLARNWVRRRGRERLLSFEALRRDTDVPAVLDVRGALRRLPHRRRACVVLRYAFDLPEREVAAILGISVGAVKSATSRGAKQLAGMLGDHVGIDGWEAAR
- a CDS encoding TSUP family transporter produces the protein MEISWQTGPAGFAAGLLISIVTAPVGGVYGIGEGSLLGPILAGRGIPMSTVAPAALAATFVSSVAGSGTYALIAVTTGGAEIAPHWVLGLLCGLGGLIGGYLGARPQRHIPEAALWFLRGALAVALAVSYLDF